A region of the Lysobacter sp. K5869 genome:
AGCCTCCCCACGGACGCGGGCCTTTGGCAAGGTCCGTGGGGAGGCTCCCGGACCCGATGCTTCGTCGGTGCTTGAAAGCGGTGCTTGCGGGCTTGCGGGGCTGCCGCGATCATCGGCCCCGATGTCCAGAACATCCGACCTCAGCCGCCGCATGGCCTGCCTGCTGACCCGCCATCAGGCCTTGCACGATCCCGAGCGCGAGCCGCGCAACCGCCTGCGTTGGCTGCCAGAGCTGCGGCAATGGCAGGCGCGCCGGCTGGAAGCCAGTTTCGACCGGTTCCTGCGCGATCCGCGCCGGCGTCCGGCGGCGCAGTTCTTCCTCAGCGACGTCTACAACGACCGCGACTTCAGCCGCCGCGACGCCGACATCGCGCGGGTGTTGCCGATGATGCAGAAGCTGCTGCCCGGGCCGTTGCTGGCGACGGTGGCCGATGCGATCGAGCTGGGTTTGCTGACCCAAGCCTTCGACCTGCGCATCAGCGAACGCCTGCACGAGCTGGCGCCGCGCCGGCGCAAGCTCGACGGCGCGCTGTACGCGCAGGCGTATCGCGCCTGCGGGCTGCCGCGGCTGCGCGAGCATCAGATCGTGTTGATCGAACACGTCGGCTTGGGGCTGGGCAAGGCGGTGCGGATGCCCGGCATCCTGACCTTGCTCAAGCTCTCGCGCGGACCGGCCAAGGCGGCCGGGCTCTCGGAATTGCAGGGGTTTTTGGAGCGCGGCTTCGCCGCGTTCGCGCAGTTGGGCGATGTGCGCGAGTTCATCGCCGAGATCGGTTCGGACGAGCGCGAGGTGGCGCAGCGTCTGTTCGACGGCGACGAGGATCCGTTTCCGGATTTGGATTAGCGCCCCGGGCTCGGCGTCCGCGAATGCCGCGTCCGCCCCCTGTAGGAGCGGCGCGAGCCGCGACCGCGACACCACGCCTACGGCGCAACCTGCAACCCCGCGGTCGCGGCTCACGCCGCTCCTACAGGGGCTTGCGTTCGGCTCAGCCCAGCGCGCGCACGAACGCGGGCAGATTCTCGCGCCACTGCGCGCTGCGGATCTTGTCGAAGTACAGCCGCTGCCCGCTCGGCTGCGCGTCGACGTGGGCCAGGTCGGCCAGGCGCTCGGTCGGGCCGCCGAGCGCGGCGAACAGGACGAAATCGAGTCGTTCGCGCGCGTCGCCGCGGCTCAGCTGCCAGACGATGCGGTCGCGCTCGACGTAGAACAGTTCGTCGGCGCCGAACTCGCCCTCGATCCGCCAGCCTTCGCGTTCCAGCGCGTCGCGCAGTTCGGTCAGGCGGGCGCGGGTCATGCGCTTACTTGAACTTCTCTTCCAGCACGCGGCGGATCTCGGCCTCGATCGGCCCCTTCATCGCGCCGAGCAGGAACCCAAGCTGCGCGGTCACGCGCAGATGCTCCGGGGCCACCGCGATCTTGCCGTCGACGCCGCTGCGGGCGAAGTTGAGCACGTCGCCGTCCCAGTTGTATTCGACGTCGAAGCGTTCGGCGAGCTTCTTGGCCACCTCTTCGACGGCTTTGCGCGCCTTGGCCGGGGCCAGCGAATGCGGGTGGCGGATATCGATGCTGGACATGTCTGGGTCTCCCTGGAAGCCGGCTATTGTGCGGGCAGGGACGGGCGCATCCAAGCCCGCCGCGGCGTCGGCGATAGCGATGCCGGACACGCCGCGCGCGCCTGGGTTCGCAGCAGGGTGTGCCTGGCGCTGCAACCTGCTAGATTCCCGCCGGGTGAGCGTCCTTAAACTGCGATACCCCAACCGCGAGCACGGCGACCTGGCGTTGAAGCCGGGCGTGCACGCCATCGGCCGCGATTCGGCCGGCCGCACCGTGCTGGTCGAGGACTCGGACGCGGCCATCGCGCAGTTCAGCGTCGACCGCCGCGGCGTGTGGCTGCAGGTGCGCGACAGCCTGCACGGGCTGCACGTCAACGGCCGCCCGGTGCGGCGCATGGCGATGCTGCGGCCCGGCGACGCGATCTTCATCGACGGCGTCGAGCTGCTGCTGGTGGCCGACAAGCCCGAGCCGGCGCCGCCGTTCGGGGTCGAGATTCCGGCCGATTCGCGCATGGTCGTGCGCGGCGTCGGCGGCGTGCATCACGGCCGCTGCTACACCCTGGAACAGCCCAAGGTGATCGGCCGCGCCGGCGACTGCGACATCCGCATCAACGAACCGGCCTTCGCCGATCGCCACGCGCGGCTGGAAGCGCACGCCGACGGCGTGGTGCTGCGCGACGTGGGTTCGCTCGACGGCAGCGTGGTCAACGGCCAGCCGGTGCGGCATGCGCTGCTCAAGCCGGGCGATCAGTTGCTGCTCGACGGCCAGCACCGTTTCGTGATCGAAGCGCCGACCCGGCGGTTGAGCGCGGCCGATGCGCTGCAGGCGCAGTTGGCGCAGGAGCAGGCGGCCAACGAAGACAAGGCCACGCCGCCTTCGGCGCTGCCCTCGTCGGTGCGGCGCATGCCGTGGCTGTTGCTGGCGGCGGTGGTGATGGCGGGGTTGTTGGGGTTGTTGCTGCTTTACGGGGTGCGGTAAGGCCGGAGCGCTTCGGGGTCGGGCGGCGTTGGGTAGCGGCGGCATCGTGCTTGCGGCGCGATGTGTGAGCGCGCGGTCGCGGCTCGCGCCGCTCCTACCGTCGGCTGCGGCCGTTTTCGCGTTGGGCTTGGAATCTCGCGGGACGCGCGGAACTCTCGATCGCTCCCTGTAGGAGCGGCGCGAGCCGCGACCGCGACCTCTCGCTTACATCGAAACCTTGCGGCCCCGTGATCGCGGCTCACGCCGCTCCTACACGGGTTGCGGCCGTTTCGGCTTGGGCTTGGACACGCGCTTCCACACCCGCCACCCCAGCAACGCCGCGAGGATGCCCGCGTACAGCGCGGGCTCGCGGATGTCGGATTTCACCAGCCACCAGAAGTGCAGCACCGCCAGCACGGCGATGGCGTAAACCAACTGGTGCAGCCGCCCCCACAGCCGGCCCAGGCGCCGCATCATGCCCTGGGTCGAGGTGAGCGCCAGCGGCACCAGCAGCAGCCACGCGGCGAAGCCGACGGTGATGTAGGGACGTTTGGCGATTTCCTCGAAGATTTGGGTCCAGTAGCCGCGCAGGTCGAGCACCAGATAGGCGGCCAGATGCAGGCTGGCGTAGAAGAACGCGTACAGGCCCAGCAGGCGGCGGAAGCGCAGCAGCACGGCTTGGCCGGTGAGTTGCCGCAGCGGCGTCACCGCCAGCGCGATCATCAGGAAACGCAGCGCCCACAGGCCCAGGCGGTGTTCGATCGCGGCCACCGGGTCGGCGCCCAGGCCGCCGCTGCCGGTCAGGAATTCGGCGCGGATCTGCCACGCCAGGATCGCGGCCGGAGTCAGCGCCAGCAGATGCGCCAGCGTCTTGGCGGCGATCACGCCGGGCGGGGTCTTGCGCGGTGCGGCGGTGCGGCGCGCGGCGGGCGCCGCGGCTGCGGGAACGGCGTCGCTCATGCTCAGAACCACGTCTTCAGGTTCATGCCGGCGTACAGGCTGGCGACTTGCTCGCCGTAGCCGTTGAACAGCCGGGTCGGAATGCGTTCGGCGAACAGCTTGCTGCCGGTGCCGGCGATGCGGCGCTCGGTCTTCTGGCTCCAGCGCGGGTGGTCGACGCTGGGATTGACGTTGGAGAAGAAGCCGTACTCCTCGGGCTGCAGCGAGTTCCAGGCGGTGGCCGGGCGGCGCTCGACGAAGGTGATGGCGACGATGGACTTGATGCTCTTGAAGCCGTACTTCCACGGCACCACCAGCCGCAGCGGCGCGCCGTTCTGCTGCGGCAGCGGCTTGCCGTACAGGCCGGTGGCGAGCAGGGTCAGCGGGTGCATGGCTTCGTCGATGCGCAGGCCTTCGCGGTAAGGCCAGTTGATCGAGGGATAGCCGATGCCGGGCATCTGCTGGCGGTCGGCGAGGGTGGTGAAGGCGACGTACTTGGCGTTGGCGTTCGGCTCGAAGCGCTTGAGCGCCTCGCCCAGCGGCACGCCGAGCCAGGGGATCACCATCGACCAGCCCTCCACGCAGCGCAGGCGGTAGATGCGTTCCTGCGGCGCCAGTCCCTTGATCAGGTCCTCCAGCGACAATTTGCCCGGCTTGGCGCATTGGCCGCCGACCGCGACCGTCCACGGGCTCAGGCGCAAGGTCTTGGCCGCCGCCGACGGGTCGCCCTTGCCGGTGCCGAACTCGTAGAAGTTGTTGTAGCTGGTGATGTCGGCGTAGGTGGTCGGTGTCTCGTCGGTGCGGAATCCGGCCTTGAGCTGTTCCGGCGTGGCCGGCTTGGCCGCCGACGGCGGCGGGGCCTCGGCGCCGGCGCAGCCGGACAGGCCCAGGGCCGGGCTCAGCGCCAGGGCCGCCAGCAGGCGCCGGCGGTCGCGGTAGACGGCCTCGTCGGTGATCTGGGAGGCGGGCAGGTTGAGGGCATCGCGCAACGACATGGGACGGCTCCGAAGGCTTCGCGGCAGGGGGCGCCGGGTGGGTACGGTCGTATGACGTCTTAGCGACCGTTTCATTCCCTAGAGGCGGCTTGAGCGGCAAAAGTTGCGCGGGTAACGACACGTACACACGGTGCTGCACTGCGGCATACTGCGGGGCCACCCCCTCACACCACGGAGCTACCGATGTCCCGCGCTTTCAACTTTAGTGCCGGTCCCGCGACCCTGCCCGAACCGGTCCTGCTGCAGGCGCAGTCGGAGCTGCTGGAGTGGAACAACGCCGGGGCCTCGATCGTCGAACTCAGCCACCGCGGGCCCGAATTCATCCAGGTCGCCGCCGAGGCCGAGCGCGACCTGCGCGCGCTGATGTCGATCCCGGACGACTACGCCGTGCTGTTCCTGCAGGGCGGCGCGACCGCGCAGCAGGCGCTGATCGCGCTGAACTTCGCCAACCCCGGCCAGGCCGTGGACTACGTCGTCACCGGCCACTGGGGCAAGACCGCATTGAAGCAGGTCAAGCCTTATGTGAGCGCGAACGTGGCCGCCAACGGCGAGGCCGGCGGTTTCCGCGACATTCCGGCGCGCGCCGAATGGAACCTGAGTAAGGACGCCGCCTACGTCCACTACACCGCCAACGAAACCATCCACGGCGTCGAGTTCCGCGATATCCCCGACACCGGCGACGTGCCGCTGGTGGCCGACTTTTCGTCGTCCATCGCCGCCGAGCCGGTGGACGTGTCCAAGTTCGGCGTGATCTACGCCGGCGCGCAGAAGAACCTCGGCCCGGTCGGCGTCAGCGTCGTGATCGTGCGCCGCGACCTGCTCGAACGCGCCGGCCAGCCGCGCGCGGACATCTTCGACTACCGCTCGCACGTCAAGGGCGAGTCCATGCTCAACACCCCGCCGACCTGGAACTGGTATCTGGCCGGGCTGGTGTTCAAGTGGATGCTGGCCGAAGGCGGCGTCGAAGAGTTCGCCCAGCGCAACGCGCGCAAGGCCGAGCTGCTGTACGGCGTGATCGACAACTCCGGCGGCTATTACCGCAACGAAGTCGCCCCGGCCGTGCGCTCGCGCATGAACGTGCCGTTCTTCCTCAAGGACGAAGCGCTGGACAAGCCCTTCCTCAAGGAAGCCGAAGCGGCCGGGCTGATCTCGCTCAAGGGCCACCGCGCCCTCGGCGGCATGCGCGCTTCGATCTACAACGCGATGCCGGAGGCGGGCGTGCAGGCGCTGGCTTCGTTCATGCGCGACTTCCAACAAAGACATGGCTGAGCGACCGCGCTGGCCGGCGCCCGAGCGGGCGCCGGCTGCGGTCGCCGTAGACAAGACTTAAGGCAATGACCACCAAATCCAGCAAGACCAAGCCGGCCGCCGGCAAGACCCAGGCCGCCGCCGACAAGAGCGCGGACAAGAAGAAAGCCGCCGCCAAGCCCAAGGCCAAGGCCGAAGCGGCGGCGCCGGCCGCGGCCGCCGAGCCCGCCGCCGGCGTCCCCGACCTCGCCACGCTGCGCACGCGCATCGACGGCATCGACCGCCACATCCAGCAGCTCATCGCCGAGCGCGCCCAGTTCGCCAATCAAGTCGGCAAGGCCAAGGGCAAGCTGGCCGCCGCGGTCGATTACTACCGCCCCGAACGCGAAGCGCAGGTGCTGCGCCGGGTGGTGGACCGCAACGACGGCCCGCTCAACGACGAAGTGCTGGTGCGGCTGTTCCGCGAAATCATGTCGGCCTGTCTGGCCCAGCAGGAGCCGCTGAAGATCGGCTTCCTCGGCCCGGAAGGCACGCACTCGCAGCAGGCGGTGTACAAGCACTTCGGCCATTCGATCCACGGCCTGCCGTTGGCCAGCATCGAGGAAGTGTTCCAGGAAGTGGAAGCCGGCAGCGCCGACTTCGGCGTGGTGCCGGTGGAGAACTCCACCCAGGGCACGATCCAGTCCACGCTGGACATGTTCCTCACCTCCAAGCTCAAGATCTGCGGCGAAGTCGAGCTGCGCGTGCACCAGCACCTGCTCTCGCGCAGCGGCCGGATCGAGGACATCGAGCGGGTCTACTCGCATCCGCAGTCGTTCGCGCAGTGCAAGGCGTGGCTGCGCCAGTACCTGCCGAAGGCCGAGAAGATTCCGGTGTCGAGCAACGCCGAGGCCGCGCGCCGCGCGCGCAACGCCGACGACGCGGCGGCCATCGCCGGCGTCGCCGCGGCCAACGTGTACGGGCTGCGCAGCGTGGCGGGGCCGATCGAGGACCGTCCCGACAATACGACGCGTTTCTTGGTCATCGGCCGCGAACTGTTCTCGCCCTCGGGCAACGACCGCACCTCGCTGCTGATCTTCATCAAGGACCAGCCCGGCGCGCTGTACAACGTGCTCTCGCCGTTCGCCAAGCGCGGGCTGAGCATGAACCGCATCGAATCGCGTCCCGGCCACACCGGCCGCTGGCAGTACGCGTTCTTCGTCGACATCGGCGGCCACGTGCAGGAAGACGCGATGCGCGAAGCGCTGGAGGAACTGGAAGAGCTGGCGCACGAGGTCAAGGTGCTCGGCTCCTACCCGGTGGCGATCGCATGAGCCAGCCGGCCCCGCAAGCGCCGTCGGACGCGGGCGCGCCCGCGTTCGACGAGGCGTGGTTCGCCGCGCGCGCCCAGCCGGGCGTGCAGCGGCTCAAGGCCTACGATCCGGGCCACGATCTGGTCGCGCTGCGCCGCCAGTACGGCGAGGCGCATCTGGTCGAACTGGGGTCCAACGAGAATCCCTACGGCCCGTCGCCGGCCGCGCGCGAAGCGATCCTGGATTCGCTGCACGCGCTGCATCGTTATCCCGATCCGCTCGGCGGCGACCTCAAGCGCGCGCTGGCGCGCAAGCACGGCGTCGACACGAAGCAGATCCTGCTCGGCAACGGCTCGCACGAACTGCTGATGCAGCTCGGCCAGGTGTTCGCCGGCCCCGGCGAGGAGGTGGTGTTCTCGCGCTACGGCTTCGCGGTGTTCGCGCTGTCCACCCAGGCGGCCGGCGCGCGCATGAACATCGTCGACGCGCTGCCGCGCGAGGCGGCGATGCCCTGCGGCCACGACCTCGACGCCATCGCCGCGGCGGTGAGCGCCGACACCAAGCTGGTCTACATCGCCAATCCGAACAATCCCACCGGCACCTGGTTCGGCCGCGACGCGTTGGTCGCGTTCCTCGACAAGATTCCGCCGCACGTCATCGTGGTAATGGACGAGGCCTACGCCGAAATGGCCGACGCGCCGGATTACGCCAGCGCGCTGAGCGTGCTGGCGCGGTATCCCAACGTCGCCGTCACCCGCACCTTCAGCAAGGCCTACGGGCTGGCCGGTTTGCGCGTCGGCTATCTGATCGCCCAGCCGGGCCTGATCGCGGTGATGGACCGCTTGCGCGAGAGCTTCAACGTCAACGGCCCCGCGCTCGCCGCGTGCGAAGCCGCGCTCGGCGACGAAGATCATCTGCGCTGGGCGTGCGCGCGCAACGCCGAACAGCGCGCCGTGCTCGACGAGGCGCTGCGCAAGCGCGGCCTGCGCACGTTCCCCTCGCAGACCAATTTCGTGCTGGCCGAATTCGGCGCGCGCACGCCGCAGGTGGAAGCCGCGCTGGTCGAGCGCGGGGTGATCCTGCGGCCGATGGGCGGCTACGGCCTGGGCGACTGCATCCGCATCAGCGTCGGTTCGGCCGACGAGAACCGCCGCCTGCTGGCGGCATTGGACGAAGTGCTGGCATGAGCGCGAGCGAATCTTCCCAGGCCTGGACCGCCGGTCCGGGCGCCCCGTTGCGCGGTTCGATCCGGGTGCCGGGCGACAAATCGGTATCGCACCGGGCGGTGATGCTCGGCGCGCTGGCCGAAGGCGTCACCCGCGTCACCGGCTTTCTCGAAGGCGAGGACACCCGCGCCACCGCGCGCGTGTTCGAGCGGCTCGGCGTGCGCATCGAAACGCCGAGTGCGAGCGAGCGCATCGTCCACGGCGTCGGCCTGCGCGGTTTGCGCGGCAGCGACGCGCCGTTGGACTGCGGCAACGCCGGCACCGGCATGCGCCTGCTCGCCGGCGCGCTGGCGGGGCAGGCGTTCGACAGTGTGCTGATCGGCGACGCCTCGCTGTCCAAGCGGCCGATGCGCCGCGTGACCGAGCCGCTGGCGGCGATGGGCGCGCGCATCGACAGCGAGGACGGCGGCTTGCCGCCGCTGCGCATCCACGGCGGCCGCGCGCTCGCCGGCATCGAATACACCTTGCCGGTCGCCAGCGCGCAGGTGAAGTCGGCGCTGCTGTTGGCCGGCTTGTACGCGCAGGGCGAAACCGTGGTGCACGAACCGCATCCGACCCGCGACTACACCGAGCGCATGCTCGCCGCGTTCGGCTGGCCGATCGAGTTCTCGCCCGGCTACGCGCGCCTGAGCGGCGGCCACGCGCTGCGCGCGACCGATGTCGCGGTGCCGGCCGACTTCTCCTCGGCGGCGTTCTTCCTGGTCGCCGCGAGCGTGATTCCGGGGTCGGAGTTGCTGCTCGAAGCGGTCGGCATGAATCCGCGCCGCACCGGCTTGCTCTCGGCGCTGCGTCTGATGGGCGCGGACATCGTCGAAGAGAACCCGCGCAGCGAAGGCGGCGAACCGGTCGCGGACCTGCGCGTGCGCTACGCGCGCCTGCGCGGCGTGGACGTGCCGCAGGCGCTGGTGCCGGACATGATCGACGAGTTCCCGGCGCTGTTCGTCGCCGCGGCCGTGGCGCAGGGCCGCACCGTGGTCAGCGGCGCGGCGGAGCTGCGGGTCAAGGAGTCCGACCGCATCGCGACCATGGCCGCGGGCCTGCGCGCGCTCGGCGCGAAGATCGAGGAAACGCCCGACGGCGCGATCATCGACGGCGGCTCGTTCGCCGGCGGCGCGGTCGAGAGCCACGGCGATCACCGCATCGCGATGAGTTTCGCGGTGGCGGCGCAGCTGGCTTCCGGCGAGGTGCGCATCGGCGACGTGGCCAATGTGGCGACGTCGTTCCCGGGGTTCGAGGCGCTGGCCGCGAAAGCGGGCATGCGGGTCGGCGCGGCGGCTTGAGGTTCGCGGCTGATGTTCGCGGTGCGAGCCGCGGGCCGTTGCAGCCGAACCCGAACGAAGAACGGCGGCCTCGAGGCCGCCGTTCTTTTTGAGTCTAAGCCGCGATCGTCGATTCGCCCTTATGGCCGAACGACTCGGCCGCGGACGAGTCTTTCACTGCAGCGGCCGGAACTCGACCGGCTGCTGCACCACCGACGCCACTTCGCGCCCGTTGCGCGTGGCCGGCTTGAAGCGCCAATCGCGCACCGCGCTCAGCGCGGCGCGGTCGAGATCGCGCGAACCGCTGCGGCGGGTCACCGCGACCTCGTCGGCGCGGCCGTCGGCGCCGACGTTCACCCGCAACACCACGGTGCCGCCTTCGCCGCGGCGCAGCGCCGTGGCCGGGTAGCGCGGCGCCGGATTGCGCGCGAGCGCCACCGCGTCGGTGGCGCGCGGCTTGGCCGGCGCGGCCTTCTTCTCCGCCGAGGCCTTGGCGACGTTCTTGCTCGCGGCCGCGTTGGCCTTGCCGGCGGCGTCCTCGCCCGTGGCCGGCGTGCGTTCGACCGGCGGCAACGCCAGCACCGGCGCCAGCGGCGCGGACATCGGCGGCGCCGGCCGCTTGCCGTACAGATACCAACCCAAGAACGCCGAACCCAACAGGATCAGCAACAACCACAAGCCCGTGCGGCCCGCGGATTCGCCGGTAGCGGCCTGCGGTGCGTCGGATTGATGCGCCTGAGATTCGATGGAATGTGATGCAGTGCTCATGCCGACCTCCTTGCGACGAACCCGGGGGACGGTTCGCGGAGGGCGAGCTTCGAAGCGGCGGCGTTACCCGCGGGTGAACGGTGGGTGATTTTGGTTCAGTACCCGTTCAAGCCTAGGAGATAGCGGTTAGGAGTTAGCAAAAGCCGCTTTCGCTAACTCCTAACTCCTAACCGCTATCTCCCAGCACCAAAGCCTCACTGATTCGGATTGAACGTAACCGGCACCAACACCGTATCCGCCACCGGGCGCCCGCCGCGCGTGGCGGGCTTGAAGCGCCAGCCGCGCACGGCGCTCAGCGCGGCGCGGTCGAGCGCGCGCGAGCCGCTGCCTTGGACCACTTCGGCCTCGGCGACCTCGCCTTGTTCGGTGATCTGCACCTGCACCCGCACCGTGCCGCCTTCGCCGCGGCGCAGCGAGGCCGCCGGGTACTGCGGGGCGCGGTTGCCCGGCAGCGGGGCGGCGCCGACGTGGGCGCCGCTCGGCGCGGCCGGCGCCGGTGCCGGCGCGCTCGGCGCGGCTTGCGGCGGGGCCGGCGGGTGGGGGTTTTCGACCAGTTGCGGGCGCTCGTCGCCCGCGGCCGGCGCGGCCTCGGGGACCTGCTGCGGCGCGGGCGCGGGGGCGGCGCTGCCGTCGGCCGCCGCGGGCGCCGGCAGCGGCGCGTAGAACGGCTGCTCGCTGGTCGGCGGGGTGCCGCCGGCGCGGTAGAAATCGTCCTTGCCGCGATTGCTCTGCCAGACCCAGGCGAACAGCGCCAAGCCGATCGCGAACGCGCCCAACACCCACAGCCAGGCCTTGCCCGAGGGGATCCAGGCGGCGAAATCGAAGGAACGGCGCGGTGCGGGGGAGGGCGTCGACATGGGGCGGCAGGCTCGCAAGTCCAATGCGTGATGGCGTGCATTCTGCAACGAAACGCCCGGCCGCGTCGGCCTCGCCGACGCGCGCGCGCCGCGCCGGAAGCTCGCGATTCGCGAAAAAGCCCGCGCGACGCGATAATCTGCGGTTCTTCCCGCCACGCATCCCTACCGGCTACGCCATGCTCGATCCGAACCTGCTGCGCCAGCAACCCGCCGAAGTCGCCGCCCGCCTGCACGCCACCCGCGGCTATTCCCTGGACGCCGACGCGCTGGCTTCGCTGGAAAGCGAACGCAAGATGGTGCAGGTGCGCACCCAAGAGCTGCAGGCGCAGCGCAACAAGCTGTCGGCCGAAATCGGCAAGCGCAAGAGCAAGGGCGAGGACACCGCCGAGCTGATGGCGCAGGTGTCGGCCTCCGGCGACGAACAAAAGCGCGGCGAAGCGCGGCTGGACCAGATCAAGGCCGAGATCGAGGCGATCGCGCTGACCATCCCGAACCTGCCCAACGAATCGGTGCCGCTGGGCCCGGACGAAAGCGGCAACGTCGAGGAGCGCCGCTGGGGCAGCCCGCGCGAATTCGATTTCCAGGTCAAGGACCACGTCGAACTCGGTGCGCGCCACGGCTGGCTGGATTCGGAAACCGCGGCCAAGCTGTCGGGCGCGCGCTTCACCGTGCTGCGCGGCGGCCTCGCCCGCCTGCACCGCGCGCTGGCCCAGTTCATGCTCGATCTGCACGTCGAACAACACGAGTACCAGGAAACCAACGTGCCGCTACTGGTCAACGCCGACTCGATGCGCGGCACCGGCCAGTTGCCCAAGTTCGAGGACGACCTGTTCGCGACCGTGGTCGGCGAGGGCGAGGCGGCGAGCAAGCGTTATCTGATCCCGACCTCGGAAGTGCCGCTGACCAACGTGGTGCGCGACGAGATCGTCGAGGAAGGCGCGCTGCCGCTGCGCATGACCGCGCACTCGATGTGCTTCCGCGCCGAAGCCGGCAGCGCCGGCCGCGACACCCGCGGCATGATCCGCCAGCACCAGTTCGAGAAGGTCGAACTGGTCACCATCGCGCGCCCGGAAGACAGCTACGCCGAGCACGAGCGCATGACCCGCTGCGCCGAAGTGGTGCTGGAAACCCTCGGCCTGCCGTACCGCCGCATGCTGCTGTGCACCGGCGACATGGGCTTTTCCGCGGCCAAGACCTACGACCTGGAAGTGTGGCTGCCGAGCGAGAACCGCTACCGCGAGATCTCCTCGTGCTCCAACTGCGAGGCGTTCCAGGCCCGGCGCATGCAGGCGCGCTGGCGCAACTCAGCCACCGGCAAGCCCGAGCCGGTGCACACGCTCAACGGCTCCGGCGTCGCCATCGGCCGGGCGATGATCGCGGTGATGGAGAACTATCAGAACGCCGATGGTTCGATCGCGGTGCCCGAGGCGCTGCGTCGTTACATGGGCGGGGTCGAGGTGCTGGCCTGAGTGGGTTCGGTCCGGGCGGGGCTGCTGTGAGCGGCTCCGCTCTGGGCAAGGCTGATTCGAGCAAAACCGATTCGAGCAAAACCGATTCGAGCAAGACCGCCCCGAGCAAGATCGCCCCGAGCGAGTCCGCTCCTGGCAACACCGATCCGGGCGAAACGGATCGCGCGGCATAAAGCGACACCGAACCGGGCGGAACGATCTCGGCGCCGCCGCCCGCGCCACGCGGCACCAAGGAGGGTTGCGGCATGGAGTCGTTGTTCTTCATGTTCCTCATCGCGGGCAAGGTCCTGCTCGCGCTGGCGCTATGGAGCGCGGTGCAGTACGCCGCGCTCGGCGCGGCCAATCGCCGCCGCGCCGAGCCGCTGACGAACGCGCGCCTGTTCGCGCGCGCGCTGCTCGGCGTCGTCGCCGGCGTCGCGCTTGGCGCCGCCTCGATCGCGCTGATCGCGGGTTCGGTTTTCTCGCTCGGCAACGACGTCAGCGA
Encoded here:
- a CDS encoding polyhydroxyalkanoic acid system family protein, producing MSSIDIRHPHSLAPAKARKAVEEVAKKLAERFDVEYNWDGDVLNFARSGVDGKIAVAPEHLRVTAQLGFLLGAMKGPIEAEIRRVLEEKFK
- a CDS encoding FHA domain-containing protein, whose product is MSVLKLRYPNREHGDLALKPGVHAIGRDSAGRTVLVEDSDAAIAQFSVDRRGVWLQVRDSLHGLHVNGRPVRRMAMLRPGDAIFIDGVELLLVADKPEPAPPFGVEIPADSRMVVRGVGGVHHGRCYTLEQPKVIGRAGDCDIRINEPAFADRHARLEAHADGVVLRDVGSLDGSVVNGQPVRHALLKPGDQLLLDGQHRFVIEAPTRRLSAADALQAQLAQEQAANEDKATPPSALPSSVRRMPWLLLAAVVMAGLLGLLLLYGVR
- the msrQ gene encoding protein-methionine-sulfoxide reductase heme-binding subunit MsrQ, encoding MIAAKTLAHLLALTPAAILAWQIRAEFLTGSGGLGADPVAAIEHRLGLWALRFLMIALAVTPLRQLTGQAVLLRFRRLLGLYAFFYASLHLAAYLVLDLRGYWTQIFEEIAKRPYITVGFAAWLLLVPLALTSTQGMMRRLGRLWGRLHQLVYAIAVLAVLHFWWLVKSDIREPALYAGILAALLGWRVWKRVSKPKPKRPQPV
- the msrP gene encoding protein-methionine-sulfoxide reductase catalytic subunit MsrP — protein: MSLRDALNLPASQITDEAVYRDRRRLLAALALSPALGLSGCAGAEAPPPSAAKPATPEQLKAGFRTDETPTTYADITSYNNFYEFGTGKGDPSAAAKTLRLSPWTVAVGGQCAKPGKLSLEDLIKGLAPQERIYRLRCVEGWSMVIPWLGVPLGEALKRFEPNANAKYVAFTTLADRQQMPGIGYPSINWPYREGLRIDEAMHPLTLLATGLYGKPLPQQNGAPLRLVVPWKYGFKSIKSIVAITFVERRPATAWNSLQPEEYGFFSNVNPSVDHPRWSQKTERRIAGTGSKLFAERIPTRLFNGYGEQVASLYAGMNLKTWF
- the serC gene encoding 3-phosphoserine/phosphohydroxythreonine transaminase, which codes for MSRAFNFSAGPATLPEPVLLQAQSELLEWNNAGASIVELSHRGPEFIQVAAEAERDLRALMSIPDDYAVLFLQGGATAQQALIALNFANPGQAVDYVVTGHWGKTALKQVKPYVSANVAANGEAGGFRDIPARAEWNLSKDAAYVHYTANETIHGVEFRDIPDTGDVPLVADFSSSIAAEPVDVSKFGVIYAGAQKNLGPVGVSVVIVRRDLLERAGQPRADIFDYRSHVKGESMLNTPPTWNWYLAGLVFKWMLAEGGVEEFAQRNARKAELLYGVIDNSGGYYRNEVAPAVRSRMNVPFFLKDEALDKPFLKEAEAAGLISLKGHRALGGMRASIYNAMPEAGVQALASFMRDFQQRHG
- the pheA gene encoding prephenate dehydratase, translating into MTTKSSKTKPAAGKTQAAADKSADKKKAAAKPKAKAEAAAPAAAAEPAAGVPDLATLRTRIDGIDRHIQQLIAERAQFANQVGKAKGKLAAAVDYYRPEREAQVLRRVVDRNDGPLNDEVLVRLFREIMSACLAQQEPLKIGFLGPEGTHSQQAVYKHFGHSIHGLPLASIEEVFQEVEAGSADFGVVPVENSTQGTIQSTLDMFLTSKLKICGEVELRVHQHLLSRSGRIEDIERVYSHPQSFAQCKAWLRQYLPKAEKIPVSSNAEAARRARNADDAAAIAGVAAANVYGLRSVAGPIEDRPDNTTRFLVIGRELFSPSGNDRTSLLIFIKDQPGALYNVLSPFAKRGLSMNRIESRPGHTGRWQYAFFVDIGGHVQEDAMREALEELEELAHEVKVLGSYPVAIA
- the hisC gene encoding histidinol-phosphate transaminase — encoded protein: MSQPAPQAPSDAGAPAFDEAWFAARAQPGVQRLKAYDPGHDLVALRRQYGEAHLVELGSNENPYGPSPAAREAILDSLHALHRYPDPLGGDLKRALARKHGVDTKQILLGNGSHELLMQLGQVFAGPGEEVVFSRYGFAVFALSTQAAGARMNIVDALPREAAMPCGHDLDAIAAAVSADTKLVYIANPNNPTGTWFGRDALVAFLDKIPPHVIVVMDEAYAEMADAPDYASALSVLARYPNVAVTRTFSKAYGLAGLRVGYLIAQPGLIAVMDRLRESFNVNGPALAACEAALGDEDHLRWACARNAEQRAVLDEALRKRGLRTFPSQTNFVLAEFGARTPQVEAALVERGVILRPMGGYGLGDCIRISVGSADENRRLLAALDEVLA
- the aroA gene encoding 3-phosphoshikimate 1-carboxyvinyltransferase; protein product: MSASESSQAWTAGPGAPLRGSIRVPGDKSVSHRAVMLGALAEGVTRVTGFLEGEDTRATARVFERLGVRIETPSASERIVHGVGLRGLRGSDAPLDCGNAGTGMRLLAGALAGQAFDSVLIGDASLSKRPMRRVTEPLAAMGARIDSEDGGLPPLRIHGGRALAGIEYTLPVASAQVKSALLLAGLYAQGETVVHEPHPTRDYTERMLAAFGWPIEFSPGYARLSGGHALRATDVAVPADFSSAAFFLVAASVIPGSELLLEAVGMNPRRTGLLSALRLMGADIVEENPRSEGGEPVADLRVRYARLRGVDVPQALVPDMIDEFPALFVAAAVAQGRTVVSGAAELRVKESDRIATMAAGLRALGAKIEETPDGAIIDGGSFAGGAVESHGDHRIAMSFAVAAQLASGEVRIGDVANVATSFPGFEALAAKAGMRVGAAA